The Chrysemys picta bellii isolate R12L10 chromosome 5, ASM1138683v2, whole genome shotgun sequence DNA segment ctggaatttccaaacttttgagtgcttgactttgtaaccttaatgaTGTTCTTTTAGCATACTGTTTTGTGTGTAATTTATATTTAAACTGCATTGTAAGGAGGAACAGGATATAGAGAAGAATGATCAGTTTTTGATGGGAAATAGAACAGAAACTGTATCTTTGTGGAAAGCTTCAGTTTGAGGAAGTGGAGCTTCCCTAACAGACTGTAGGTGCTTACcaattagtatcagaggggtagccgtgttagtctgaatctgtaaaaagcaacagagggtcctgtggcacctttaagactaacagaagtattgggagcataagctttcgtgggtaagaacctcacttcttcagatgcaagtaatggaaatctccagaggcaggtataaatcagtatggagataacgaggttagttcaatcagggagggtgaggtgctctgctagcagttgaggtgtgaacaccaagggaggagaaactgcttctgtagttggatagccattcacagtctttggttaattctgatctgatggtgtcaaatttgcaaatgaactggagctcagcagtttctctttggagtctggtcctgaagtttttttgctgtaagatggctacctttacatctgctattgtgtggccagggaggttgaagtgttctcctacaggtttttgtatattgccattccttatatctgacttgtgtccatttatcctcttgcgtagtgagctgatcacaggacctaaccagatcagctacaacatcaccagctcattcacctgcacgtccgccaatgttatatatgccatcatatgccagcaatgcccctctgctatgtacattggccaaactggacagtcactacgcataACTGTACGTAATTGGCATTGacctttcctttccccttctcttGATTCCCCCATTCACTGTCACATCAAACTCAGACTCTTTAGATATAGGTCCATATCCGTAGTTGTTTCTGTGAGAGGACAGTACATTTTGGGAACTTGAAAAAGTAATTACAACTGCATGGATGTGAGAGATTTAAGTAATGGGAAACCATCAACTTGAAGTttaggcatttttttaaaataaaggcgtTTTAGGCACTGGAGGTACAACAAGTGTTCCTGTGTCTTCCCCTGCCTTATTTTTGTTCACAATAGAAAATGGAACACAGCAATACAGCCAGGATTCAAAATCTAGAGTTTCTGGATTCCAGCTGTGCTCAGGCCATCAGTCCATACTTCCTTCTATAttgtacatatacacacatgcacatatatACTGTGTAATGGATCATTAATAAGCCTATTTTGAGTGATAGAACCATATTAAACAACTCGAAACTATTTTCCACTGTAAAAGGTTTGCCTAAACTCCCTTTTCTATAACAATGGGATACTGCAAGCAAATGATAAAAGAAGGGGTTATTCAAACATATTTCTATAGCAAAGACTGGTTGTTTTATATGGTGTGAAACAACAGGTAGCATACATTAGGAGCATTTATTCCCTGATCTGCCACAAGTTATCTTTATCTGAGATAGAGACGAGAAATAGGGAAGAATAGTGAAAATATTAGCTTGTGTTAAGTGagtttttttacaaaaaatgtatTCCAGACACCATGGGAGGCTCTTGCAAGCAAACTAGCAAGTGTTATGGATACAAAACCCATGCTCACTCTACAGTTTACAATGTAAAAGTaaggtgggggggaaaaatcaccaCGCTACTGCTAAAGTCAGATGTCTTAAAGAACAGTATTTCCAAGAGACCATTCAGTATGCAGCATGGACAGAATTCTTTGGGGCAGTGATGCTAGGATTAGTGGTTCTAAAACATCCTATATCCATCATGACGGTAGGTAAATTAGAGATGGACTGCCAAGCTAACTGACTGCAGCCACAATAATAACCCATGGAAACCATCACGATGAAACCTTTTCTTCAAAGTACTTCATTTGGAAGAAGAGAACGCCTCTCCTGGATGTTTCTTGCTAAGTGGTTACTGAAAATATAGAACAGGTGACAGCAGGGAGGTGTCAGTTGTCAGGTTAGGGACGTTTATTCTGGGAGGGAGTAATGGTGCTGTGTCAGGATTTCAACATGTATATATTTATAGGCTAGCTAAAAATAGCAAGGAAAATCTGAATCCCTGCGACAGCCAAGAGGATGAGGGGAACACAGGAGGGGTTCGTGGGGGAAATAACTCGTGATCAGGAGAGTCAGGGAGGGATAACTCAAAGGGTAAATGAAGCACCTGTTGTACGGCATAGAGAGGGTGTTGCGATGGGCGAGAGGATGAGTCCTAGGGAGTAtccagggaggggagctgggtagGGCATGCCCGAAGGAGATGTTGCTCACTGGGGCCCGTGACGGTCCCGGGAGGACAGGGGTCACGGGATGGACACATGACACCCTACAGGAGAAACGTCCACGGGCTCAACAGCTCAGGGCACAGACCGGAGGAAGGGGCCGCCAGAGCGATGCACAGAAAGCGGGGGCGTACAGGGGAGGGTCAGCAGAGGGGCGCGGAGAGCGGGGATCACGTCACGTGAGGCGAGCGGGGCGGGGTCCGTACTCACTGTATTGCTCCACCTGCAGCAGCGGCCGGAAGTAGATGGGGTAAAACGCCGCCCCCACCACGGCCACGAACCCGCCGAAGATGAGCAGCGTGCGCGAGATCCGCGCCATGGCCGGCAAAGGACGAGGCGAAACCCCTGCGCGCTAGCGGCACCTGCGCTCCCAACCCTCTCACCTCCCAGTTTGCACACTTCCGCTTCCGGGGCAAGTGCAGGGGATCCCGGGAAGCCGCCTGGGTCACGTGGGTTCTCCGGCCTGGGCGCGAGCTAAGCCAGGGCCCCTCGCAGAGGCGCCCGCTTCCCCGCTGTTACAGCGCGGCTCGCCCAGAGCTCCCCGTCCTGCGTCCTAGAGCCGGGCTGCGagttccggggggcggggcctgccaCCATCTTCAGTGCTCCCCGGGAGGCGCGGGGTCACCCAGCGACACGGGAAGTTGCGCAGCAGGCTGATCACGAGTCTCCGAGGGCGCGGAGTGTGCCGGGCTTTAGACAAGCACGTGGAAGAATGGTGGGCCTGGTACAAAAGCCTCGCTGTGCGGACAGGCACATAGGAAAGAGCGGTACACAAATGAGCCCTGAGGGGTTTGCGTTgtaggcgggggaggggagaggtgtcaCCTTTGTATAATTTATTACATCTGTAAAATAAAATGGATGGTACATTTATATCAGCCATAATCTCAGTACTCTTCATTTTCCACATTTTTAGTGTCCCCTCATTCCAACTAACGGAGTAGCTTATGATTTAAAACTCTTTGTTACATCCCATCCTGCCACATTGTAAtatactcttgggggaattttgTGTTgctgcgcatgtgcagaattcatgtcccctgcagatttctatgcttccctgcagaaaaatgacttcttatggggaagcaaagggaagctgcaagagcagttaTGCACTTCTCCCTGGCAGCGTAAGAAGGTTGGTTCAGGCACCTGGAGTAGCCGGTAGAGACATAAATCATGGGGAAGAGCGGTAGCCATGTGAGAGAGACATTCTGTCCCTCTTGTTCACTATTGCAGCACacttggcatggaggggcagagcTTCGCAGTGTTTCTGAGGAGTtaggcatggggcaggctctgtcccctcaggaAGAgcagaatatattattgcccttatataaatggATGGTACgtcctcatctcgaatactgcgtacagatgtggtcgtctcatctcaaaaaagatatactggcactagaaaaggttcagaaaagggcaactaaaatgattaagggtttggaacgggtcccatatgaggagagattaaagaggctaggactcttcagcttggaaaagaggagactaaggggggatatgattgaggtatataaaatcatgagtgatgtggagaaagtggataaggaaaagttatttacttattcccataatacaagaactaggggtcatcaaatgaaattaataggcagcaggtttaaaacaaataaaaggaagttcttcttcacgcagcgcatagtcaacttgtggaactccttacctgagaaggttgtgaaggctaggactataacagagtttaaaagagaactggataaattcatggtggttaagtctattaatggctgttagccaggacgggtaaggaatggtgtccctagcctctgtctgtcagaggatggagatggatggcaggagagagatcacttgatcattgcctattaggttcactccctctgaggcacctggcattgtggatactgtgctagatggacctttggtctgacccggtacggcctttcttatgttcttataatgtagcagcctgccttcTTAGTAAATTGTTTCTattgtctttgtgaattcccccaggagtataaaacaggtgtcaaagttttaaggctcctttacattgccagagtggtgtaaaggacagtatggccttataaatgcttatggtgctttagtgacTAGAACTGGTCtacatttttggactgaaaaagcTTCCTATcgaaatgtgctccatgaactgttcgCCACTGACCactctggagatggtcagtagccaatataaattatgagtttgattccccagccctcTCTTGTTCCTCAGTTGCCTTTGATTAAGGCTGggagtttgtcacagaggtcatggattccgtgacttctgcagcagttggtgagcctggccctggggtcacctgagcagctcaggcagtccctgggcaagtcacaccagccgctgctgggacaGTCTCGGGCCACTGTGCCTCCCTCCCCTCCGcaacagcaggagtttgggtgtgggagagagcagggggTTTAGgcatgggatggggtgagggctctgggcggtgcttaccttgggggctccctggaagtgaCAACATTCtcctcccagccaatgggagctgcggagccagcgttCGGGacggaggcagcgtgcagagctgcctggccacgcctccaccaaGGAGCTGAAGGAGGGGGATGTCGCCATTTCCAGGGAGgcacggagccaggtagggagcctgccagcttccccccagcaccagcggtgGTCCTTGGCTGCGCACCCTCGGGCCGCCCCCTTGCCAGCAGCCATGGCGTCCCCTGGGCGGCgtcccctgggctgcccccctgAGCACCCATGGCACCCCCCgggccatccccctccccccaagatttagCAGAGGTATAtaatacaagtcatggacaggtcatgggctgtgaatttttgtttactgcccgtgacctgccatgacttttactaaaaatacccatgactaaaacatagccttacctATGAtataacactgagcatatggctgcatatatttgttgactaataactagaaataaaggatcaaatctagctacattactattaggcaaggggggttggggatttcctccaacactccccactcccattctccatccattgtattgtagtttaaataaattaactaaataattgaaaccagcatgattatattgcattattatgacaaataaaatatgcagcattttaaaatattgtacacagaattttaatttttttggtgcagaattcccccaggagtttaATGGTGTATATAGTTTAATAACAATACATCTACATTGTGCTTTTCATCATGATTGATCCTAAAGTGAATTACAAATGTGGACATGAATCTGGTCACCTACTGAGTGGAATAGAACAGCTGTTTAACACCACTTGGCAACCCATGAAGTGAATGATAATATACCCAATGGAAGCTACTAGTACATTCTAACTCCAGTCATCATGCAGAAAGAATAATACCTGTGACTTCAAACACAGCAGAATAAACAAACAAGTATGTGAGGTTTTTATTACATTAAGCGAAGATGCCAAACTATCTTTTTCAGTAGATAACCAGCCTGATATTGATTCTAGCAGAATCCAGTTCCTTGGGTGCTTTGACTGTAACCTGCAAAGAGAAAGAAATTGCTTGTAAGCATCATCAATCATCTTCTTCTTCTGCTGCCTGGACGATTTATTTCAAAAAGGGTTAtgttctgcttgttttttacatTATAAATATCAATTAAGGCTGTCATGGTCAATCTTTTCTGGTTTTGCTGGAGGGCTCCTTGGGCATACCAGATTGTGGACCAAGAGATTTTTCAGTCTTTAATAGAAGGGGAGAGGATGTTGAATATTTAACAGACAGTTTTTTCTGCCCCAAGTATTTTGTTAGGTGTTAGAGTTGAATGTATTAtcaaaaataaagatttaaacaGCCTGAATAAGAGTCACTGCCCCTGTCAGTTAATCAGCTTTCACTTGCATGATAACTCTATCATCCATCTACAGTTTCTCCTGTTGTCCAGAGAGTCTTTCAGGATAAACACATTGGACACAATCTGAATCTCcagtgcagcagttctcaaactgtgggtcaggaccccaaggtgggtcacgaccccattttaatggggttgccagggctggctgagacttgctggggcccggggccagagccaaagcccgagcctcaCCACCCGGGGCCAAagtctgagggcttcagccctgggcagcggggctcaggttacaggctccctgctggggttgaagcccttgggcttcggctttggccttCCCGCTCAGGGTAATGGGGATCAGGCtttggctcaggcttcagtcctccctcctggggttgtgaagtaatttttgttgtcagaagggggccgcggtgcaatgaaatttgagaacccctgctctatgtaAAAAGCAGTCCTCCTCTCCCAATGCCCCtttttgagggggggaaaaacaaacaaaccctttcaGGCTTTTGTTTTGCATCATTAAAAAGCAAACTAATGGTATAAGTTGAATTTtcagttttgaatttttaaaGAGACAAGCATTTGTGGTATGCGAAGAAGGCATAGTTGTCATCCTATACATTGTGTCCTTCCCAACCAGATACAAATGTTTTCAAGGACAGAACTTGTATGTAGTAGCCTTTTGGTTAAGATCAAGTGCAATACTTCGGATGTTGGGAAGCAGTATTTGCCAAATCCTGCTAATATTGAAGCCAGTGGGGATTTGCTTCGATGAGTGCAGGATAGGGGCCATATCCTTTAAGGCTAAAATTCAACAAAATGTAGAGGAACCACACATTGCCTTACATACTACTTAAGGTCCCTTCAGTCTTGCATTAAGGGCTCCACATACCTACTGATTAGGACCAAGGCCTTAAACTGTAGTTTGGTTAGGGCAGGAAGCCCACAAGCCTGTAAAGTGCCATGCATTTCTATTGGTCTACCTAAATGACAGATGACATTGAACTCCATTATCTAATACAGCTCTTAATTACAATGTGATAGAAACACATATTAAACAATCATTTTAACTCCATTATTAGAACATGGCAATGGCAATTTAATTGACACTGTCCTGCCATATGTTTTGTTCAAGTTCAGGTTTGAAAGCATAAGTAAAAACAATAATATGCTTTATATGAGTTGTTCATGGCAGCTACTGTGCCTTCCTATGTGTGTGCCTAACATACTATATGCTCTAGCATAATGCAGATATataataattaatcataataAAATGTACCAATGACTTCAGCCCATGCAATGTCTTTTTTATtgtaatttctatgattctgtgattatgGTTAATAACTAATAAAATGTGCACTTCTATAGATACGTGACAAatgttctcaaagcactttactagcATTAATTGATGAAGCCTTACAACTTATTCCAGTTTGATGATGGGTTCCTGGGGCACAGCAAAGTTAAATGATATGCCAGACTTGACATGAGAAGTCTATAGAAGAATAAAATCCAGAAAACCTGAAGGCTGACATAGTAACATGGGAATTGCCAGACGGGATCAAGACCCCAGGTCCAGCGAATCCAGtatctgaggctacatctacactacggggggggtcgatttaagatacgcaaattcagctacgcgaatagcgtagctgaattcgacgtatcgcagccgacttaccccgctgtgaggacggcggcaaaatcgacctctgcggcttcccgtcgacggcgcttactcccacctccgctggtggagtaagagcgtcgattcggggatcgattgtcgcgtcccgacgggacgcgataaatcgatccccgagaggtcgatttctacccgccgattcaggcgggtagtgtagacccagcctgacaGAGGCCAGCACCGGAGGCTTCAGAAGGAGGTGCAAGAATTCCGACAGCAACAGATTTGAAATAATCTGCCTCTCACATTAGTTCTCATAAagactaaggtgccaccagactccttgttgtttttgtagatacagactaacacggctaccccctgatacttgacattagtTCTCATGTCATCCAGGTCCCTAATAGTTAGCAATTGGTTTAAACCCTGAAACATGAGGGTTTATCATTCTTCCATAATGTGTTAGCACAAAGTATTATAATGCTGGATACTCTTGttgtaaatgtaaatgtatgaTCCCTTCTGTCAGCCCACCTCCAAACTAAAAGGTGTATTTCCAGTTATCTTTCCCCTCCTCCGGACTTCCCCACCCCCGCAAAGAGTGGCATAAGAGAGGGATAAACAATACACACACTGAACACTGTACACAAGCCAGCGTCTAAGGCAGGCGTGGGGAGACCCAGCAGTACCCGCAGACTCAGATAAATAACGTTAGAGAGCAGCAAAAACAGCGGATTGTCTCCCTTGATctaacaccccgccccccccaaaaagttATACCAAGGGGAAGGGCAAAGAGTGGGGGGGGtggtgtctgtctgtgtctgtccCGGGGTAGCACGTGGGcctggccccccagcccagcgcgTCCTTTCCTGCTGCACCTGCTCGCGGAGGCTCCAGCCCCGCCCGAGCGGCTCCTCCTCCCGCCGCGGAGGCTGAGCTCCAGGAAGCAGGATCTACCTAGTCCCCGTGGCCGGATTCCCCAGGCGGCCGCGCGctcgggctgccctgccccgggcaCCGACCCGCCGCAGCAAGTTCCGCTCTCGGCACCGACCCGCCGCACGCCGTCACCAGCGGCATCCGCGACGCCCATGGGAGCAGCTGGCGCCTGAGCCGCATCGGAACCATGTGGTGCTCAGCGGAGCCCCGTCCCGTGCCCCACGGGGGCCTCCTCCTGCTCTGGCTGCTGGTGAGcccgcctccccccactccccggaCACCGGCCGCCATCCCGCTGCGGGGCTGGCCGGGAGcgccctgggctgggctgccagctCCTTTGTCCCGCAGCACGCACATCCTCCGCTGCCAGCCCCGGAGGCTGTGCGGGACACCGCTGTGCTCTTCAGGATGCCCCGTTCCTCCCAGCACACCCCTCGGTGTACCCCCCCAGCGCACTCCCTATACGCCTCTCCATCCACCCCAGCGCACTCCCTATACGCCTCTCCAtccaccccagcccactccctacacgcctctccgtccacccagcccactccctacacgcctctccatccaccccagcccactccctacacgcctctccgtccaccccagcccactccctacacgcctctccgtccaccccagcgcactccctacacgcctctccgtccaccccagcgcactccctacacgcctctccgtccaccccagcgcactccctacacgcctctccgtccaccccagcccactccctacacgcctctccgtccgcccagcatactccctacacgcctctccgtccgcccagcatactccctacacgcctctccgtccaccccagcacactccctacacgcctctccgtccaccccagcgcactccctacacgcctctccgtccaccccagcccactccctacacgcctctccgtccacccagcccactccctacacgcctctccatccaccccagcccactccctacacgcctctccgtccaccccagcgcactccctacacgcctctccgtccaccccagcccactccctacacgcctctccgtccaccccagcgcactccctacacgcctctccgtccaccccagcgcactccctacacgcctctccgtccaccccagcccactccctacacgcctctccgtccgcccagcatactccctacacgcctctccgtccaccccagcacactccctacacgcctctccgtccatcCCAgcgcactccctacacgcctctccgtccaccccagcgcactccctacacgcctctccgtccaccccagcccactccctacacgcctctccgtccacccagcccactccctacacgcctctccatccaccccagcccactccctacacgcctctccgtccaccccagcgcactccctacacgcctctccgtccaccccagcccactccctacacgcctctccgtccaccccagcgcactccctacacgcctctccgtccaccccagcgcactccctacacgcctctccgtccaccccagcccactccctacacgcctctccgtccgcccagcatactccctacacgcctctccgtccaccccagcacactccctacacgcctctccgtccatcCCAgcgcactccctacacgcctctccgtccaccccagcccactccctacacgcctctccgtccaccccagcgcactccctacacgcctctccgtccgccccagcccactccctacacgcctctccgtccgccccagcccactccctacacgcctctccgtccgccccagcccactccctacacgcctctccgtccgccccagcgcactccctacacgcctctccgtccgccccagcccactccctacacgcctctccgtccgcccAGCATACTCCCTACACacctctccgtccaccccagcacactccctacacgcctctccgtccgccccagcccactccctacacgcctctccgtccaccccagcccactccctacacgcctctccgtccgcccagcatactccctacacgcctctccgtccgcccAGCATACTCCCTATACGCCTCTCCAtccaccccagcccactccctacacgcctctccgtccacccagcccactccctacacgcctctccatccaccccagcccactccctacacgcctctccgtccaccccagcccactccctacacgcctctccgtccaccccagcgcactccctacacgcctctccatccaccccagcgcactccctacacgcctctccgtccaccccagcccactccctacacgcctctccgtccaccccagcccactccctacacgcctctccgtccgcccagcatactccctacacgcctctccgtccaccccagcacactccctacacgcctctccgtccaccccagcgcactccctacacgcctctccgtccaccccagcccactccctacacgcctctccgtccacccagcccactccctacacgcctctccatccaccccagcccactccctacacgcctctccgtccaccccagcgcactccctacacgcctctccgtccaccccagcccactccctacacgcctctccgtccaccccagcgcactccc contains these protein-coding regions:
- the SMIM20 gene encoding small integral membrane protein 20 isoform X2; protein product: MARISRTLLIFGGFVAVVGAAFYPIYFRPLLQVEQYRKDQATNRSGIVQEDVQPPGLKVWSDPFGRK